Below is a genomic region from Xylophilus sp. GW821-FHT01B05.
CTCGTCGATCAGCCCGCTGGCGCTCAACCCGTTGTTGGGCCGCTCGCCCTTCGACCCAGTGCGCGACATCGCGCCGGTGGCCAGCGTGATGTATTCGCCGGTGCTGCTGTTGGCCACCTCGGCCAGCAGCGCGCCAGATTTCCGCGCCTTGCTGGCAGAGGCGCGCGCCAAGCCCGGCGCGGTGCGCTGGGCCACGTCGGGGCAGGCCTCGGTCGGCCACATCATGCTGGAGCAGATCATGGCCAGCGCCAAGGTCTCGGTCACGCACGTGCCCTACAAGGGCGGTGGCCAGCAGATGACCGATGCGCTCGGCGGCCAGTTCGAGATCCTGTCCACCAATGCCGGCCCGGCGGTGGATGCGCAGATCAAGTCCGGCAAGCTGCGGCCGCTGGCGGTGGGCGCGCCGGCCCGGCTGGAGAACCTGCCGCAGGTGCCAACGCTGGCCGAGCTGGGCTACGCGCCGGCCAACCAATCTTCGGTGTTTGGCATCTTCGCGCCGGCCCGCACGCCAGCCGCAGTGCTGGAGCGCCTGAACGCAGAGATCAACACGGCCCTGGCGCAGGCAGACATCCGCACCAAGCTGACCGCCGCCGACAACATGCCGGCTGGCGGCAGCGCGGCTGATTTCACGAAACAGATCGCGGCGGAATCCGCGGCCAACGCCCGCATCATTTCCGCAGCGGGCATCAAGACAGATTGAACCTGTCAGCCCGCCGATTCCAGCTCTTCGGCCCAGGCCAGCGCGTTGAGATGGGCCCAGTTCACCTGGTGGTTGGACAAGGCCAGCGCCTCGGTGGCTTCGGCAAAGGTCTTGTCGTCGCCGCTTTCGCAGG
It encodes:
- a CDS encoding tripartite tricarboxylate transporter substrate binding protein yields the protein MTSPARRALVATLFLLPLLGHAQSTAPAWPAGKPIRLVVAYPAGGVSDNVARALAERLGQQLGTTVVVDNKAGASGSIGMDAVAKAAPDGYTIGFSSISPLALNPLLGRSPFDPVRDIAPVASVMYSPVLLLATSASSAPDFRALLAEARAKPGAVRWATSGQASVGHIMLEQIMASAKVSVTHVPYKGGGQQMTDALGGQFEILSTNAGPAVDAQIKSGKLRPLAVGAPARLENLPQVPTLAELGYAPANQSSVFGIFAPARTPAAVLERLNAEINTALAQADIRTKLTAADNMPAGGSAADFTKQIAAESAANARIISAAGIKTD